A region of uncultured Carboxylicivirga sp. DNA encodes the following proteins:
- a CDS encoding glycoside hydrolase family 2 TIM barrel-domain containing protein, with protein MQNRTVYFILSMVLLFPASMFANNSVNTSNQNQQLKIEQHDEKKHHDWEDETIFGINKEKGHSTYIPFASVSELKKDPSWKEPWKRPHSSKYKLLNGKWKFNWVKQPDERPMDFYKEAYDVSGWNEIPVPSNWEMHGYGTPIYTNFTYPHANNPPFITPVDGWTIEKELNPVGSYRRDFDVPTSWNGSQIFLHFDGCYSAMYVWVNGCKVGYTQGANNDAEFDITPYVRTGSNNVSCEVYRWSDGSYLEDQDMFRLSGIHRDVYLYATPKVRVRDFFLQSELPQEGLSSADFKVKASIKNHQASLSEAVKLEVKLLDSDDRQVVTIKQDIEPVAGEQEVSMNLQQKIHNPILWSAETPYLYSVIITLKNKKGKVLEVLSSKFGFRKIEIKNKRVYINDEAVLFKGVNRHDMHPVLGKAIPVESMIEDIILMKKHNINTVRTSHYPNDSKMYALYDYFGLYIMDEADIECHGNGGLSDKVSWQPAFIDRMVRMVERDKNHPSVIFWSMGNESSGGINFFETYKAAKAIDSFRPVHYESNSKAADIDSNMYPSVDYVRETDRFETDKPYFICEYAHAMGNAPGNLYEYWDFIENQGVRTIGGCIWDWVDQGIVKFGGDPNHYFFGSDFGDKPNDYNFCLNGLTTPDRKVTAKLQEVKKVYQYIKVKPSNSSINKIIIGNKYDFLNLDLFTIKWEVIKDGVAVESGLMDAPALKPNEFKTVHIPFQTNIYNKAEYFLNIYFLTKNDLNWVKANHIVSREQLALNKRPAVKEVSQELLSNITISDETSEAIISGDGFSVSFNKSTGLMTSLIYGGQEMIYEGKGLSISCYRNIDNDKNSVVEYRKPILKNTSFHVDVSSDLKCATVTTTMSAENSYGIFSYTVDYKVFGDGTIDVDVSITNTTETNKVPRIGMQMVLNPKLKNIQWYGRGPHENYSDRKQSAFYGMYKSTVDGLFEHYVRSQSNGNRDDIRWISVCDTKGAGFRIIAKDTLHFTASHFRDDQPWAAIHDFELDSYKNPEVYLNLDCFQKGLGNESCGPQPMVQYQTPGNTVFNYSFRIGCCK; from the coding sequence ATGCAAAATAGAACAGTTTATTTCATACTGAGCATGGTGTTATTATTTCCGGCTAGTATGTTTGCGAATAATAGTGTCAATACCAGCAATCAAAACCAGCAATTAAAAATTGAACAACATGACGAAAAAAAACATCATGATTGGGAAGATGAAACCATATTCGGGATAAACAAAGAAAAAGGTCATAGTACTTATATTCCTTTTGCTTCTGTTTCAGAATTAAAAAAAGATCCAAGCTGGAAAGAACCCTGGAAGAGGCCTCATTCTTCAAAGTATAAACTGCTGAACGGTAAGTGGAAATTTAATTGGGTTAAACAGCCGGATGAAAGGCCAATGGATTTTTATAAAGAAGCTTATGATGTGTCGGGCTGGAATGAAATACCAGTGCCGTCAAACTGGGAAATGCATGGTTACGGGACTCCAATCTATACTAATTTTACCTATCCCCATGCCAACAACCCACCATTTATCACTCCGGTAGATGGGTGGACCATAGAAAAGGAACTTAACCCAGTTGGTTCATATCGAAGGGATTTTGATGTGCCAACAAGTTGGAATGGCAGTCAGATTTTTTTACATTTTGATGGATGCTATAGTGCCATGTATGTATGGGTTAATGGTTGCAAAGTAGGATATACACAAGGGGCTAATAATGATGCGGAGTTTGATATTACCCCATATGTAAGGACTGGTAGTAATAATGTGTCATGCGAAGTGTATCGGTGGTCTGATGGTAGCTATCTTGAAGATCAGGATATGTTCCGTTTAAGTGGTATTCACCGTGATGTATATTTATATGCCACCCCCAAAGTGCGTGTGCGCGATTTCTTTTTGCAATCCGAATTGCCTCAAGAAGGTTTAAGTTCTGCTGATTTCAAGGTAAAAGCATCCATTAAAAACCATCAGGCATCCTTATCTGAAGCAGTAAAGCTGGAAGTAAAACTGTTAGACTCCGATGATAGACAAGTTGTTACCATAAAACAGGATATTGAGCCTGTAGCTGGAGAACAGGAGGTAAGCATGAATTTGCAGCAGAAGATTCATAACCCTATTTTGTGGTCAGCAGAAACGCCATATCTTTATTCAGTTATCATCACCCTAAAAAATAAGAAAGGAAAAGTTCTCGAAGTGCTTTCTTCAAAATTTGGTTTCCGTAAAATTGAGATCAAAAACAAGCGGGTTTATATTAATGATGAAGCCGTTTTGTTTAAAGGTGTGAACAGGCACGATATGCATCCAGTTTTAGGTAAAGCTATTCCGGTTGAGTCTATGATTGAGGATATTATCCTGATGAAAAAGCATAACATTAACACAGTACGCACTTCGCATTATCCAAACGATTCTAAAATGTATGCGTTATACGATTATTTTGGCTTATATATTATGGATGAGGCAGATATTGAATGTCATGGAAATGGTGGGCTAAGTGATAAAGTATCATGGCAGCCTGCCTTTATTGACAGGATGGTGCGTATGGTTGAGCGTGATAAAAACCATCCTTCGGTCATATTTTGGTCAATGGGGAATGAAAGCTCAGGTGGCATCAACTTTTTTGAGACCTATAAGGCAGCCAAAGCTATTGATTCCTTTCGTCCAGTACATTATGAATCAAATAGTAAAGCTGCAGATATAGATTCAAATATGTATCCAAGTGTGGATTATGTAAGGGAAACAGACAGGTTTGAGACTGACAAACCCTATTTTATTTGTGAGTATGCTCATGCTATGGGCAATGCGCCTGGAAATTTATATGAATATTGGGATTTTATAGAGAACCAGGGAGTGAGGACTATTGGTGGGTGCATATGGGACTGGGTGGATCAGGGGATTGTGAAGTTTGGTGGTGATCCAAATCATTATTTTTTTGGTAGTGATTTTGGAGATAAACCCAATGATTACAACTTTTGCCTGAATGGTTTAACAACTCCCGACAGGAAAGTTACCGCCAAATTGCAAGAAGTAAAAAAGGTATATCAGTATATAAAAGTTAAACCTTCAAATAGTTCAATAAACAAAATTATTATCGGGAATAAATACGATTTCCTAAACCTTGATTTGTTTACCATTAAATGGGAGGTTATTAAGGATGGTGTTGCGGTTGAAAGTGGATTAATGGATGCTCCGGCATTGAAACCAAACGAATTTAAAACAGTACACATCCCATTTCAAACAAACATTTACAATAAAGCCGAGTACTTTTTAAATATTTATTTTTTAACTAAAAATGATCTTAATTGGGTTAAAGCCAATCATATAGTTTCAAGAGAACAATTGGCCCTAAACAAGCGCCCGGCTGTTAAAGAGGTTAGTCAGGAGTTACTCTCCAATATCACTATTTCGGATGAGACCAGTGAAGCTATTATAAGCGGAGATGGTTTTTCTGTTTCATTTAACAAATCAACAGGTTTAATGACTTCTCTTATATACGGCGGCCAGGAAATGATTTATGAAGGTAAGGGTTTGTCTATAAGCTGTTATCGTAATATAGATAACGATAAAAACAGTGTGGTTGAGTACCGCAAGCCCATATTAAAAAACACATCATTTCATGTTGATGTTTCGAGCGATTTAAAATGTGCCACAGTAACCACTACCATGAGTGCAGAAAATAGTTATGGCATTTTTTCATATACTGTAGATTATAAGGTATTTGGCGATGGAACCATAGATGTAGATGTAAGCATCACCAATACTACCGAAACCAATAAAGTGCCACGAATAGGAATGCAAATGGTTTTAAACCCCAAGCTTAAAAATATTCAGTGGTATGGTCGAGGGCCTCATGAAAACTATAGCGACAGAAAACAATCTGCATTTTATGGCATGTATAAAAGTACTGTAGACGGACTTTTTGAGCATTACGTTCGTTCTCAAAGCAATGGTAACCGGGATGATATTCGCTGGATAAGTGTTTGCGACACAAAAGGGGCTGGATTTCGTATCATAGCAAAAGATACGCTTCATTTTACCGCTTCTCATTTTAGGGATGATCAGCCATGGGCAGCAATTCATGATTTTGAACTCGATAGCTATAAAAATCCTGAGGTTTACTTAAACCTGGATTGCTTTCAAAAAGGTTTAGGCAATGAAAGTTGCGGTCCCCAGCCAATGGTTCAATATCAAACACCCGGAAATACAGTTTTTAACTATTCTTTCAGGATAGGGTGTTGTAAGTAA
- a CDS encoding GH32 C-terminal domain-containing protein, which translates to MKKNLFGVSRSKFLFVMLLLLPFINYARQNMVLDIDAGEFDSNLTDFISKSNGVISSVDANTINISNTNGDHFALYNGTQNFFKSFKLEADIELINGRSAALIFGIQDLNNPGSRWLGANFNKDETDKAVRVFDVGSGRGDLVMSSKPDFLNFDEKMHLSLDVLSNGDFTYSIENIGGTTHQLHGHISNWAGGYFGLLTFRSEANFSNVRLTDRTNYSGTNIDNSAGTLITNLNDLYYHSGTWTVNENGLKGNAEGDEFLFSTTSVKDFVYSADVTFDNRKNSAASLMARSTNDLVSKNMYIANVNAESGEARLFKFQNNSALDLVSSKRVPLTDDNTYHLELTAVGKHMVFKVNDMLIANTADYTYGDVYGQNDAILEGYLGLLSWNADVTYQNVNVTELTETTNPQLKLLNVSAVGGEVEHDVLYKPDQYVYIAYVDHQTSQINLNFETVNASTATTVTNSNQQVVGNTGLPVDIGLNTYTITTNEGDATLLYRVVVIRRADPEIYYNEQYRDQYHMSVKEGWSNDPNGMVYYNGEYHLFYQFYTDINWGPMHWAHSVSTDLIHWEELPITFYPDEYGTMFSGSAVVDETNTSGLFVESDGSPSVSGGLVSIITCHGNGERVIIAYSKDGRDWEKVEGVVKDWTEDPLNNADFRDPKVFRYNNKWFMVIAGGPLRIYSSDNLIEWNIESTYDGLHTECPDLYRLPVVLNDQIQEYKWVLSRSGRFYKVGDFAQVNGKYQFIIDDEYSGWGIENDGIQNFGLDSYAAMTYSLGNFDEYQRVIQTNWMRPYKSNISELRENLTFNGDFNLQLELSLVKDQNGKYVLQQKPIQEYETLRDQEKTVTITNSVIDNESINLDYEGESYEIVAEFTPDSDVSDVGFKVRVGSEYYTKVGYNIIEDRFYIDRSQSGYGNNDFFQTFSQKSVLTPEGNVELHIYVDRSSVEMFMNHNTIVGSAQIFPPAGCDKLEVYALGGQVMANIDILPLNSIWINKVPVTKPTEVLIPSNIVNKYLGDEFTIEAAIYPKEVSQAVTWEMAGNDILTMVVDDNTATFTANKTGEVKVKVYANDDESVFEEITISIRENNFVTNLDWTKFNDEWYFDNTQFVGQSTVNTFAYADNRVISDHYKYCADVDYNSGIVNLIFGSKTTNAYDGCYAIQLIEGSNQVRFFDFKNDYTFCSMASQAFVSGTNHIEIEVIGSVVTVTLNGVIAINKDVQSTGRIYSNGLFALGICNGTAKFANVIYTDEIETPDKNLTLPSDPKIQYMGRIDFTNPDMPIFAFPNVTIKTKFEGTSLDFLVRHSNGSKFDNNYFMAIIDGKDPVKFMVSYDQQEYTVAKDLTDGVHTAEIIKITESYNGVCQFLGFKTDAQKSLLTPGDQPELKLEFLGNSITCGYGIEGGAQPASDNSYYTYAAVAARELNAQFNTVSYSGIGVVLGFPSFLMDEIYDRSIAIEGNTPDWKWDFTKYVPQYIVVALGTNDFGLGFGAGDISTETFNTGYSNLIADVRTANPDAVIICTNSPMISDPKLGNSINQVVNEFNTAGDNKVYYFGFSFMQGGGAGGHPGIADGQKNGEELASFIRSLVSTSVDDINDTNDSISIFPNPARDIIHIQSTIKVNAIEVYDISSKLIKTIKVSLPGESNIDISQLEKGIYLFSFVNETESQIVKKVIVL; encoded by the coding sequence ATGAAAAAAAATCTATTTGGAGTAAGTCGAAGTAAATTCTTATTTGTAATGCTTCTCCTGTTACCATTCATTAATTATGCCCGGCAAAATATGGTACTTGATATTGATGCTGGAGAGTTCGATTCTAACTTAACTGACTTTATTTCTAAGTCAAATGGGGTAATAAGCTCTGTGGATGCCAACACCATTAATATCAGCAACACGAATGGCGATCATTTTGCCTTGTATAACGGCACCCAAAACTTTTTCAAGAGCTTTAAACTTGAGGCTGATATTGAGCTTATCAACGGCAGAAGTGCAGCTTTAATATTTGGTATTCAGGATTTGAACAATCCGGGATCAAGATGGTTAGGAGCCAATTTTAATAAAGACGAAACGGATAAGGCTGTTCGCGTTTTTGATGTGGGGAGTGGTCGCGGAGATTTGGTGATGTCCTCAAAACCTGATTTCCTGAATTTTGACGAGAAAATGCACTTAAGCCTTGATGTATTAAGTAATGGTGATTTTACGTATTCAATTGAAAATATTGGAGGAACTACTCATCAGCTTCATGGACATATTAGTAATTGGGCCGGTGGCTATTTTGGCTTGCTGACTTTTAGATCGGAGGCCAACTTTTCCAATGTAAGGCTTACTGATCGCACCAATTATTCAGGTACTAATATCGATAATAGTGCAGGAACATTAATAACTAACCTTAATGATCTTTATTATCACAGTGGAACATGGACTGTTAACGAAAATGGGTTAAAAGGCAATGCCGAAGGAGATGAATTCCTGTTTTCCACCACTTCGGTAAAAGATTTTGTATACAGTGCCGATGTTACTTTCGACAATAGGAAAAATTCAGCAGCATCTTTAATGGCTAGAAGCACCAACGATTTGGTAAGTAAAAATATGTACATTGCTAATGTAAATGCCGAAAGTGGTGAAGCACGTCTTTTCAAGTTTCAGAATAATTCAGCTTTGGATTTGGTATCATCTAAGAGGGTTCCTCTAACAGATGATAATACTTATCATTTGGAACTTACTGCAGTTGGGAAACACATGGTGTTTAAGGTTAACGACATGCTGATTGCAAATACAGCTGATTATACTTATGGGGATGTGTATGGTCAAAATGATGCTATCCTTGAGGGCTATTTAGGATTATTATCGTGGAATGCTGATGTAACTTACCAGAATGTCAATGTTACAGAATTAACAGAGACTACTAATCCCCAGTTAAAACTATTAAATGTTTCGGCTGTAGGGGGAGAAGTTGAGCATGATGTTTTATACAAACCCGATCAATATGTTTATATAGCTTATGTTGATCATCAAACATCTCAAATTAACCTGAACTTTGAGACTGTAAATGCCAGCACAGCAACTACTGTAACAAATTCCAATCAACAAGTGGTTGGTAATACAGGCTTACCAGTTGATATAGGTTTGAATACCTATACCATCACAACTAACGAAGGGGATGCTACACTTCTATACAGAGTTGTTGTTATTCGCCGTGCAGATCCTGAAATCTATTATAACGAGCAATACCGCGATCAATATCACATGTCAGTTAAAGAAGGTTGGTCCAACGATCCAAATGGAATGGTGTATTACAATGGTGAGTATCATTTGTTTTATCAGTTCTATACAGATATCAACTGGGGCCCAATGCATTGGGCGCATTCGGTAAGTACCGACTTAATTCATTGGGAAGAATTGCCAATTACTTTTTATCCTGATGAATACGGAACTATGTTTTCTGGTAGTGCAGTGGTTGATGAAACAAACACTTCAGGTTTGTTTGTTGAATCAGATGGTTCTCCTTCAGTATCAGGAGGGTTAGTATCTATTATCACTTGTCATGGAAATGGTGAGCGTGTAATTATTGCGTATAGTAAAGATGGTAGGGACTGGGAGAAAGTTGAAGGTGTTGTTAAAGACTGGACAGAGGATCCTTTGAATAATGCAGATTTCAGAGATCCTAAGGTTTTCCGCTATAATAATAAGTGGTTTATGGTAATTGCTGGTGGACCTCTCCGAATCTACTCATCTGATAATCTTATCGAATGGAATATTGAATCAACGTATGATGGATTGCATACTGAATGTCCCGATTTGTATCGTTTACCAGTTGTCCTTAACGATCAAATACAAGAGTACAAATGGGTATTGAGTCGCAGTGGTCGTTTTTATAAGGTAGGTGATTTTGCTCAGGTTAATGGGAAGTATCAATTTATAATTGATGATGAATATAGTGGTTGGGGTATTGAAAATGATGGAATACAGAATTTTGGGCTAGATTCATATGCTGCTATGACATATTCTTTAGGAAATTTCGATGAATATCAGAGGGTAATTCAAACCAATTGGATGAGGCCATACAAAAGTAATATCAGCGAACTAAGAGAAAATCTTACTTTCAATGGTGACTTTAACCTTCAGCTGGAATTGAGCTTGGTAAAAGATCAAAATGGTAAATATGTATTACAACAAAAGCCAATTCAGGAATACGAAACACTGAGAGACCAGGAAAAAACGGTTACTATTACAAATTCTGTAATAGATAATGAAAGTATTAATTTAGATTATGAAGGAGAATCTTATGAGATTGTTGCTGAATTTACTCCCGATTCAGATGTAAGCGATGTAGGTTTTAAGGTACGTGTAGGATCGGAATATTATACTAAAGTTGGCTATAATATTATAGAAGATAGATTTTATATTGACAGGTCTCAATCTGGATATGGAAATAATGATTTTTTCCAGACTTTTTCACAAAAATCGGTATTGACACCTGAAGGTAATGTGGAATTGCACATATACGTTGATCGTTCTTCGGTAGAAATGTTTATGAATCATAATACTATTGTTGGTTCTGCTCAGATATTTCCTCCAGCTGGATGTGATAAACTTGAAGTTTATGCCTTGGGTGGACAGGTAATGGCCAATATTGATATATTGCCTTTGAATAGTATTTGGATCAATAAAGTACCCGTAACAAAACCAACTGAGGTTTTAATTCCGTCAAATATTGTAAATAAATATTTGGGCGATGAGTTTACTATCGAGGCAGCTATTTACCCCAAGGAAGTTAGTCAGGCAGTTACATGGGAAATGGCCGGTAATGATATTCTTACCATGGTTGTTGATGACAATACTGCCACTTTTACTGCAAATAAAACAGGCGAAGTTAAAGTAAAAGTTTATGCTAACGATGATGAATCTGTTTTTGAGGAGATTACTATTTCTATTCGGGAAAACAATTTTGTAACCAACCTGGATTGGACAAAATTTAATGATGAATGGTATTTCGATAATACTCAATTTGTTGGTCAATCAACGGTGAATACATTTGCTTATGCTGATAATAGAGTGATTAGTGATCATTACAAGTACTGTGCTGATGTAGATTATAACAGTGGTATTGTTAATCTAATCTTTGGTTCTAAGACCACAAATGCTTATGATGGCTGTTATGCCATACAATTGATAGAAGGCAGTAACCAGGTCCGGTTCTTCGACTTTAAAAACGATTATACTTTTTGCAGTATGGCATCACAAGCTTTTGTGTCAGGAACAAACCATATTGAAATTGAAGTAATAGGAAGCGTAGTTACAGTTACCTTGAATGGGGTGATTGCTATTAATAAGGATGTTCAGTCAACTGGTAGGATATACTCCAATGGACTTTTTGCCCTGGGTATTTGTAACGGGACAGCAAAGTTTGCTAATGTTATTTATACTGATGAAATAGAAACACCAGACAAAAATCTGACATTACCAAGTGATCCAAAGATTCAATATATGGGTAGGATCGATTTTACAAATCCTGATATGCCCATTTTTGCCTTTCCTAATGTTACTATAAAAACAAAGTTTGAAGGTACTTCGTTGGATTTTCTTGTGAGACATTCTAATGGATCAAAATTCGATAACAACTACTTTATGGCTATTATTGATGGTAAGGATCCTGTTAAATTCATGGTTTCGTACGATCAGCAGGAATATACTGTGGCAAAAGATTTAACAGATGGTGTACATACAGCTGAAATCATCAAAATTACAGAGTCGTACAATGGTGTATGTCAGTTTTTAGGTTTTAAAACGGATGCGCAAAAATCGTTGCTCACACCAGGCGATCAGCCAGAACTTAAGCTTGAATTTTTGGGTAACTCAATTACTTGTGGGTATGGAATTGAGGGAGGGGCACAACCCGCTTCCGACAATAGCTATTATACATACGCGGCTGTAGCAGCCCGAGAATTAAATGCCCAATTTAATACTGTAAGCTATTCCGGAATTGGAGTAGTGTTGGGTTTTCCCTCATTTTTAATGGACGAAATCTACGACCGTTCCATAGCCATAGAGGGTAACACACCCGACTGGAAATGGGATTTTACAAAATATGTACCTCAGTATATTGTTGTTGCATTAGGTACCAACGACTTTGGTTTGGGATTTGGTGCCGGTGATATTTCAACAGAGACCTTTAATACAGGATATAGTAATTTAATTGCAGATGTCCGCACTGCAAATCCGGATGCTGTAATTATATGTACAAATAGCCCAATGATTTCCGATCCAAAATTAGGTAACAGTATTAATCAGGTAGTGAATGAGTTTAATACTGCAGGTGATAATAAGGTGTATTATTTCGGTTTTTCTTTTATGCAGGGAGGTGGAGCCGGAGGACATCCGGGAATAGCAGATGGTCAAAAAAATGGTGAAGAATTAGCTTCCTTTATCAGGTCGTTAGTTAGTACATCAGTTGATGATATAAATGATACTAATGACAGTATCTCCATATTTCCTAATCCGGCCAGGGATATCATCCACATTCAAAGTACAATCAAAGTGAATGCCATTGAAGTGTATGATATATCCAGTAAACTGATAAAAACTATTAAAGTATCGTTACCCGGTGAAAGTAATATTGATATTTCACAACTTGAAAAAGGAATATATCTCTTCTCGTTCGTTAATGAAACAGAATCGCAAATCGTTAAAAAAGTGATTGTACTGTAA
- a CDS encoding sugar porter family MFS transporter, whose translation MNSKKYLYWIVFVAINGGLLFGLNMAGISGAVEMLKSEFSLTDSGLGTVAALLTLGCLVGALFTGSFTNKYGRRKVIQVTAFLYIISALGCAFATSSNILILFRLLSGLAVGATSVIGPMYISEISPASNRGRLVSMNQFAITIGIVLAYVFDYLLLPLGLESWRYMLAIPALFGILYLILTFISFPESPRWLVSKGRKQEAEDVMMKIGGEQLVKSELSQIEKVISEEKSKDRLFLSELFKGKTGKVVFIGTLIAAFQQITGINAVIMFAPEMFKAAGSAQGESVMQAMVVGLVNFLMTIIALWLVDKKGRKTLLLWGAAGMIISLSYLTWEFTKESPFGVGVLVALLVYISFFAASFAPVMWVIISEIYPNRIKAMAMSFSTAVSWLCTFLTVYFAPVIQGEFGLSYLFGIFGVFSVFAFVFVKIWIPETKGKSLEEIEQGLGLA comes from the coding sequence ATGAATTCGAAGAAGTATTTGTATTGGATTGTTTTTGTAGCCATTAATGGAGGTCTGCTTTTTGGTTTGAATATGGCCGGCATTTCCGGAGCTGTGGAAATGTTAAAATCTGAGTTTTCACTAACAGATAGTGGTTTGGGAACAGTTGCAGCTTTGTTAACTTTGGGCTGTTTGGTTGGAGCTCTTTTTACTGGTAGTTTTACTAATAAGTATGGACGCAGGAAAGTAATTCAGGTAACCGCATTCTTGTATATCATTTCAGCTCTGGGATGTGCATTTGCTACTTCATCAAATATATTAATTCTATTCCGGTTACTATCAGGATTGGCTGTCGGTGCAACATCTGTTATTGGACCAATGTATATATCAGAAATTTCACCTGCAAGTAATCGCGGTAGGTTAGTTTCGATGAACCAGTTTGCTATTACAATAGGTATCGTACTTGCTTATGTTTTTGATTATTTATTATTGCCTCTTGGATTAGAAAGCTGGAGATATATGTTGGCTATTCCTGCTTTATTTGGAATTCTTTATTTGATATTGACATTTATTTCATTTCCGGAAAGTCCTCGCTGGCTTGTTTCTAAAGGACGAAAACAGGAAGCAGAAGATGTAATGATGAAAATTGGAGGTGAACAATTAGTGAAGAGTGAATTATCTCAAATAGAAAAGGTGATTTCCGAAGAGAAAAGTAAAGATCGTCTGTTCCTGTCCGAATTGTTTAAAGGAAAAACAGGTAAGGTTGTTTTTATTGGAACCTTGATTGCTGCTTTTCAGCAAATAACCGGTATAAATGCAGTTATCATGTTTGCACCTGAAATGTTTAAAGCAGCCGGTTCTGCCCAAGGTGAGTCTGTAATGCAGGCAATGGTTGTTGGACTTGTCAATTTTTTAATGACTATAATTGCGTTGTGGTTGGTTGATAAAAAAGGCCGTAAAACATTGCTTTTATGGGGAGCTGCAGGTATGATTATTTCATTGTCTTATTTAACATGGGAATTTACCAAAGAATCTCCATTTGGGGTTGGAGTATTGGTTGCTCTTTTGGTTTATATTTCATTTTTTGCAGCATCGTTTGCCCCTGTTATGTGGGTAATAATCTCAGAAATTTATCCTAACCGGATTAAAGCGATGGCTATGTCATTTTCCACTGCAGTGAGTTGGCTATGTACTTTTCTTACTGTCTATTTTGCACCAGTTATTCAGGGTGAGTTTGGTCTCAGTTATTTGTTCGGAATTTTCGGTGTATTTAGTGTATTTGCATTTGTATTTGTAAAAATATGGATTCCTGAAACTAAGGGTAAATCACTGGAAGAAATTGAACAAGGATTAGGTCTTGCATAA
- a CDS encoding carbohydrate kinase, giving the protein MNIKSKVIGIGELLWDVFPDQKKIGGAPLNFAYHVSKLGNRGLALSAVGKDDLGDEIIEVIKKVGVDYDIEYKDYPTGTVQVTLNADGVPSYEICEPVAWDFISLKPEWEEEAKSASAICFGSLAQRDEVSRKSIRTLVKLTSDDTYKVFDINLRQQFYSKDLIKESLELCNVLKINDEELEVVSEMFELSGNQDEKCQLLLNQYNLKLLVLTCGTNGSYLYQGEKISFKETQKVKVADTVGAGDSFTAAIVTGLLNNQNLEEMHERAVKLSAYVCTKNGATPDYVEEELF; this is encoded by the coding sequence ATGAACATTAAATCAAAAGTTATAGGAATCGGAGAATTGTTGTGGGATGTTTTTCCTGACCAAAAAAAAATAGGTGGAGCTCCGCTAAATTTTGCTTATCATGTATCAAAATTAGGAAATAGAGGCTTAGCCTTAAGTGCGGTTGGTAAAGATGATTTGGGAGATGAAATTATTGAGGTAATTAAGAAAGTGGGTGTTGATTATGATATTGAATATAAAGATTATCCTACAGGAACCGTGCAAGTAACCTTAAATGCCGATGGTGTTCCGAGTTATGAAATTTGTGAACCTGTGGCTTGGGATTTTATTTCCTTAAAACCCGAATGGGAGGAAGAAGCAAAAAGTGCTTCAGCCATTTGTTTTGGTTCATTGGCGCAGCGAGATGAAGTTTCACGAAAAAGTATTCGAACATTGGTCAAATTGACTTCCGATGATACTTATAAAGTTTTTGATATTAATCTGAGGCAACAGTTCTATTCTAAAGATTTAATTAAAGAGTCATTAGAATTGTGTAATGTATTAAAAATTAATGATGAAGAATTAGAAGTGGTGTCTGAAATGTTTGAGCTTTCCGGTAATCAGGATGAAAAATGTCAGTTGCTTCTAAATCAATATAATCTTAAATTATTAGTACTTACTTGTGGGACTAATGGTAGTTATTTATATCAGGGAGAAAAAATAAGCTTTAAAGAAACTCAGAAAGTTAAAGTTGCAGATACTGTTGGAGCCGGCGATTCTTTTACAGCAGCCATTGTAACAGGGCTTCTAAATAATCAGAACTTAGAGGAAATGCATGAAAGGGCTGTAAAGCTTTCGGCTTATGTATGCACTAAAAACGGAGCAACGCCAGATTATGTGGAAGAAGAACTTTTTTAA
- a CDS encoding GH32 C-terminal domain-containing protein, with protein sequence MTFYYEILVDRTSVEVFADHGKFSIISPLEKSKSNQGLEFKNYWGQIEIEELNVSELNSIWE encoded by the coding sequence ATGACTTTTTATTATGAGATTTTGGTTGATCGAACCAGTGTAGAGGTTTTTGCAGATCATGGAAAGTTCAGCATCATTTCTCCTTTGGAAAAATCAAAGAGTAATCAGGGTTTAGAGTTTAAAAATTACTGGGGACAAATTGAAATCGAGGAATTAAATGTTTCTGAGTTGAATTCTATTTGGGAGTAA